The following proteins come from a genomic window of Novosphingobium sp. P6W:
- a CDS encoding LysR family transcriptional regulator: MRYDLNLLPIFVALMEERSVTRAAERVGMTQPALSNALSRLRLMLQDQLFIRERYGIQPTPVALELAPAIADALAQLDDAVLGQQGFDPAQAERLFTIAPNGYVEFVLVPAIVARLQRIAPGIKLRLTPYGNDLGETGAVSGTTALVLGRIVDPPDNLVV; encoded by the coding sequence ATGCGCTACGATCTAAATCTGCTGCCGATCTTTGTTGCCTTGATGGAAGAGCGCAGCGTCACGCGCGCGGCTGAGCGTGTAGGTATGACGCAACCAGCGCTCTCCAATGCGCTTTCGCGCTTGCGGCTGATGTTGCAGGACCAACTTTTCATCCGCGAACGCTATGGTATCCAGCCGACTCCGGTCGCGCTCGAGCTCGCGCCGGCGATCGCCGACGCGCTGGCGCAGCTCGACGACGCAGTGCTCGGCCAACAAGGATTCGATCCTGCCCAAGCTGAACGGCTTTTCACCATCGCGCCGAACGGCTACGTAGAGTTCGTGCTGGTGCCGGCGATCGTAGCCCGGCTGCAGCGGATCGCGCCCGGCATCAAGCTGCGGTTGACGCCCTATGGCAACGACCTCGGCGAGACCGGTGCCGTGTCCGGTACGACTGCACTAGTGCTCGGTCGCATCGTCGATCCACCAGACAATCTCGTTGTCTAG
- a CDS encoding IS110 family transposase, whose protein sequence is MIGVDLAKTVFQVHGASMTGQPKFRKKLSRQNFPKFMADQPPAVVVMEACGSAHHWAREMIRLGHEVRLIAPHYVKPFIKRQKNDEADAEGIVIAAQRPEMRFVEPKSASQQSTAILYRSRQRLVRQRTEIVNALRACLYEYGHIVPLGIQNIGRIREILEEKSSDLPLSMREECLEMLDQIAEQTTRIAARTTKIKELAATQETSRRLQTVPGVGPLTAMAVQAFAPPMESFRNGRDFAAWLGLVPRQFSSGGKERLGRITKAGQADIRQMLIIGAMSRLNWMGRKSIPDGSWLAGMLMRKPRMLVAIALANKMARQIWAMLTSNEDFRNPTLAVAA, encoded by the coding sequence ATGATTGGTGTAGACCTGGCAAAGACTGTTTTCCAGGTGCATGGCGCGTCGATGACGGGGCAGCCGAAGTTTCGCAAAAAGCTGTCGCGACAGAACTTCCCCAAGTTCATGGCCGATCAGCCCCCGGCGGTGGTCGTGATGGAGGCCTGTGGCAGCGCGCATCATTGGGCCCGAGAAATGATCCGACTTGGTCACGAGGTCAGACTGATCGCGCCGCACTATGTGAAACCGTTCATCAAACGTCAGAAGAACGATGAAGCCGATGCGGAAGGTATCGTGATCGCGGCCCAGCGACCTGAGATGCGCTTTGTTGAACCTAAGTCGGCATCTCAGCAGAGCACCGCCATTTTGTATCGGTCACGGCAAAGACTGGTTCGGCAGCGCACAGAAATAGTCAACGCTCTTCGAGCTTGTCTATATGAATATGGCCACATCGTGCCACTGGGCATTCAGAATATTGGGCGCATCCGCGAGATCTTGGAAGAGAAAAGCAGTGACTTGCCTCTTTCGATGCGTGAGGAATGTCTTGAGATGCTTGATCAGATCGCTGAACAGACAACGCGCATTGCAGCCCGGACAACAAAGATTAAGGAACTGGCCGCCACGCAGGAGACATCTCGTCGTCTGCAGACAGTGCCCGGAGTTGGGCCGTTGACTGCCATGGCTGTCCAAGCCTTCGCGCCACCGATGGAAAGCTTCCGCAACGGACGTGATTTCGCAGCCTGGCTCGGCCTGGTTCCACGTCAGTTCTCCTCGGGGGGCAAGGAGCGGCTTGGGCGTATTACGAAGGCAGGCCAGGCCGACATTCGTCAAATGCTGATTATTGGTGCGATGTCGCGCCTGAACTGGATGGGGCGTAAATCAATCCCGGACGGTTCATGGCTCGCAGGCATGCTGATGCGCAAGCCCAGGATGCTCGTGGCGATCGCTTTGGCCAACAAGATGGCCAGGCAAATCTGGGCCATGCTGACCAGCAACGAAGATTTTCGGAATCCGACGCTGGCGGTAGCTGCATGA
- a CDS encoding helix-turn-helix domain-containing protein produces the protein MLAPGWIRDNQNTQLRIEDLCDVSGMSRASLHRHFLAMTGLSPLQYHKQLRLQEARQLLLSGDHSASDVAFAVGYESASQFSREYLRQFGAPPARDAREIRRAIGNPSATPGWNADFPHTDVAGG, from the coding sequence ATCCTTGCGCCAGGCTGGATCAGGGACAATCAGAACACACAGCTGCGAATAGAAGACCTGTGCGATGTAAGCGGTATGAGCCGCGCAAGCCTGCATCGCCATTTTCTGGCAATGACCGGTCTCAGCCCGCTCCAGTATCACAAGCAACTCCGGCTGCAGGAGGCGCGGCAACTTTTGCTGTCTGGCGATCACAGCGCGTCCGATGTTGCATTCGCCGTAGGCTACGAAAGCGCTTCCCAATTCAGCAGGGAGTATCTTCGGCAATTTGGGGCGCCCCCGGCACGCGACGCTCGCGAGATCAGGCGAGCGATAGGAAATCCTTCGGCAACACCAGGTTGGAATGCGGATTTCCCACACACCGATGTTGCTGGTGGATAA
- a CDS encoding IS30 family transposase, translating to MVYRRRIYYSSAQRAEISDRWQRGESMSSIGRRFDRESSSVFSVISPSGGIRPPERKRGRQALSFAEREEISRGLSAGDPLRAIARGLGRAPSTISREIKRNGGPGRYRATASDQAAWDRGLRPKICKLACEPALCRAVSAKLRRKWSPEQISGWLRRAFPGELHRQVSHETIYRSLYIQARGVLKKELLEHLRARRTVRRSRHASLKRHGLGQIRDMVSISERPACIEDRAIPGHWEGDLIGGTKNSYIATLVERQSRYVMLVKVANKDTRSVVSGLIKQTQKLPRELYRSLTWDRGKELADHRRLTLASDVEVYFCDPQSPWQRGTNENTNRLLRQYFPKGTDLSLYSQAKLSAVARQLNERPRKTLDYQTPAERFQACVAATR from the coding sequence ATGGTATATCGTCGCAGGATTTATTATTCGTCTGCGCAGCGGGCGGAGATATCGGACCGTTGGCAGCGGGGCGAGTCCATGAGTTCGATCGGTCGCAGGTTCGATCGGGAGTCCTCATCGGTGTTTTCGGTGATCTCGCCGAGCGGAGGTATCCGGCCTCCTGAACGCAAGCGTGGCAGGCAGGCCTTGAGCTTTGCGGAACGCGAAGAGATATCCCGGGGACTGAGCGCGGGTGATCCGCTGCGTGCGATAGCGCGGGGTCTGGGGCGGGCGCCCTCGACCATCAGCCGCGAGATCAAACGCAATGGCGGGCCGGGACGATACCGCGCTACGGCGTCGGATCAGGCGGCCTGGGATCGAGGGCTGCGGCCCAAGATATGCAAGCTGGCTTGTGAACCCGCCTTGTGCCGCGCAGTATCTGCCAAGCTGCGCCGCAAATGGTCTCCGGAACAGATTTCGGGGTGGCTCAGGCGTGCGTTTCCAGGGGAGCTGCACAGGCAGGTGTCACATGAGACGATCTACAGAAGCCTTTATATACAGGCACGTGGCGTTCTGAAGAAGGAGCTGCTGGAGCATCTGCGCGCGCGGCGCACGGTCCGCCGTTCCCGCCATGCCAGCCTCAAGCGCCATGGTCTCGGACAGATCAGGGATATGGTCTCGATCAGCGAAAGGCCTGCCTGCATCGAGGATCGCGCCATTCCCGGGCATTGGGAAGGCGACCTGATCGGCGGCACGAAGAACAGCTATATCGCCACGCTGGTCGAGCGGCAGTCGCGCTACGTCATGTTGGTCAAGGTCGCCAACAAGGACACGCGAAGCGTCGTATCGGGGCTGATCAAGCAGACGCAAAAGCTGCCGCGCGAGCTCTACAGGTCGCTCACCTGGGATCGGGGCAAGGAGCTTGCCGATCACCGGCGCCTGACGCTGGCCAGCGACGTCGAGGTCTATTTCTGCGATCCGCAATCGCCCTGGCAACGCGGTACCAATGAAAACACCAACCGCCTGCTGCGCCAATATTTCCCCAAGGGAACCGATCTGTCGCTATATAGCCAGGCCAAGCTGAGCGCCGTGGCACGGCAGCTCAACGAACGCCCCCGCAAAACGCTCGATTACCAAACCCCCGCCGAGCGCTTTCAGGCATGTGTTGCCGCCACCCGTTGA
- a CDS encoding transposase, translating to MDVIPAGRARRRWTAEAKARIIASSFEAGANVAQIARAHDMLPQQLYAWRHESTVGKRAGNERLGFVPAVVEVAGGGDGESSGKADQEIVIRTAAVAIHVPPGASADHIARVLGAVRQVG from the coding sequence ATGGATGTGATACCGGCGGGCCGGGCGCGCCGCCGTTGGACCGCGGAAGCGAAGGCGCGGATCATCGCATCAAGTTTCGAGGCCGGTGCCAATGTTGCGCAGATTGCTCGTGCCCACGACATGCTTCCTCAGCAGCTTTACGCCTGGCGGCACGAGAGCACGGTTGGCAAGCGCGCGGGCAACGAGAGGCTAGGCTTCGTTCCCGCTGTGGTCGAGGTCGCGGGCGGCGGCGACGGTGAGTCCAGCGGCAAGGCGGATCAGGAGATTGTGATCCGCACCGCCGCCGTTGCGATCCACGTGCCGCCGGGGGCCAGCGCAGATCATATCGCCCGGGTGCTGGGCGCGGTGAGGCAGGTGGGATGA
- a CDS encoding alpha-amylase family glycosyl hydrolase has product MPHNASHPTPWWENGAVYQIYPRSFQDSNGDGVGDLAGIESRLDYVATLGVDAIWLSPIFPSPMADFGYDVADYCDVDPLFGDLAAFDSLLAAAHASGLRVILDFVPNHSSDQHPWFVESRSSRDNSKRDWYIWRDARPDGSPPNNWTSDFGGSSWEWDAGTEQYYLHAFLKEQPDLNWHNLDVRAAMMDVLRFWLERGVDGFRIDVLWHIIKAQGLPDNPPNPDYGPHLGERDKVLQTNSTDQPETHDISAAFRALADEYGERVLIGEIFLPNDRLCAYYGTPHRPEIHLPFNFALLENAWDARGLARIIADYEAALPPGGWPNWVIGSHDAPRIAARLGEAQARVAAMLLLTLRGTPTLYQGDELGIGEVTISQDRLRDPRELREPGLGLGRDRSRTPMPWDGSPHAGFSKVEPWLPLSDDWVKRSVAAQQGDTGSMLAHYRKLLALRREYPALAIGDYLGVAVQDDVLAFERRHGKERLLIALNLGDHECPISLPPGTSIADILHSTLSPRPFGGGLRRDEGLILLLEGTS; this is encoded by the coding sequence ATTCCCCATAACGCTTCACACCCGACCCCCTGGTGGGAAAATGGCGCGGTCTATCAGATCTATCCGCGCTCGTTTCAGGACAGCAACGGGGATGGCGTGGGCGATCTCGCCGGCATCGAAAGCAGGCTGGATTATGTGGCGACACTGGGGGTGGACGCGATCTGGCTGTCACCTATCTTTCCCTCGCCCATGGCCGATTTCGGCTATGATGTGGCGGATTACTGCGATGTCGACCCGCTGTTTGGCGATCTGGCCGCCTTCGACAGCCTGCTGGCCGCCGCTCATGCGAGCGGGCTCAGGGTGATCCTCGATTTCGTGCCCAACCACAGTTCCGACCAACACCCATGGTTCGTAGAGAGCCGCTCCTCGCGCGATAATTCGAAACGCGATTGGTACATCTGGCGCGATGCGCGGCCGGATGGATCACCGCCCAATAACTGGACGAGCGACTTTGGCGGCTCATCCTGGGAATGGGACGCAGGTACCGAACAATATTACCTCCACGCTTTCCTGAAGGAACAGCCCGACCTCAACTGGCACAACCTGGATGTGCGTGCCGCGATGATGGACGTGCTGCGCTTCTGGCTGGAGCGGGGCGTGGACGGGTTTCGCATCGATGTGCTGTGGCACATCATCAAGGCCCAAGGCCTCCCCGACAATCCGCCCAACCCGGATTACGGCCCCCATCTGGGCGAGCGGGACAAGGTGCTCCAGACCAACTCCACCGACCAGCCCGAGACGCATGACATCTCCGCCGCCTTCCGTGCGCTCGCCGATGAGTACGGCGAGCGGGTGCTTATCGGCGAAATCTTCCTGCCCAACGACCGGTTGTGCGCCTATTATGGCACTCCACACCGGCCCGAGATCCACCTTCCGTTCAATTTCGCGCTGCTGGAAAACGCGTGGGATGCCCGGGGCCTAGCGCGGATCATCGCTGATTACGAAGCCGCGCTGCCACCGGGCGGTTGGCCCAACTGGGTCATCGGCAGCCATGATGCGCCGCGCATCGCTGCCCGCCTTGGCGAAGCGCAGGCGCGGGTTGCCGCCATGCTGCTACTGACCTTGCGCGGCACGCCCACGCTGTATCAGGGCGACGAACTGGGCATCGGCGAGGTCACAATTTCACAGGACCGCCTGCGGGACCCGCGTGAATTGCGCGAACCGGGGCTGGGCCTTGGCCGTGACCGGTCGCGCACGCCGATGCCATGGGATGGCTCGCCTCACGCCGGTTTTTCCAAGGTCGAGCCATGGTTGCCGCTGAGCGATGACTGGGTAAAGCGCAGTGTCGCCGCGCAGCAGGGCGATACGGGGTCGATGCTGGCGCATTACCGCAAGCTGCTGGCGCTTCGGCGGGAGTATCCGGCGCTGGCCATCGGCGATTATCTGGGAGTTGCGGTACAGGACGATGTTCTCGCCTTCGAGCGCCGGCATGGCAAGGAGCGGCTGCTTATCGCGCTCAATCTGGGGGATCACGAATGCCCCATCTCCCTGCCTCCCGGCACCAGCATCGCAGATATCCTCCATTCCACCCTATCCCCGCGCCCTTTCGGCGGCGGTCTGCGCCGTGACGAAGGGCTGATCCTACTGCTCGAAGGAACCAGCTGA
- a CDS encoding glycosyltransferase family 4 protein translates to MRVAMLAPISWRTPPRAYGPWELVTSLLTEGLVARGIEVTLFATLDSRTAGTLSGVVARGYSEDPTIEAKVAEALHIAHVFEHADEFDIIHNQADFMPLAFSRMVETPMVTTIHGFSSQRILPMFKAYEDRVAYVAISHADRHPHLRYAATIHHGIVMDQFDFNPEGSDDLLFFGRIHPHKGAGEAIRVAAQAGRRLVMAGLIQDTGYYQREVEPFLGAAVDYRGVIGGRARKAALGNARALLHLIDFDEPFGLSVVEAMASGTPVIAYRRGSMAELIEDCVTGFLVDTPEEAVEAIDRIGQIDRATCRAAVARRFTVERMVDDYIALYARLIAPRGAERRDDIPGMVELPRLG, encoded by the coding sequence ATGCGCGTGGCCATGCTCGCTCCGATCTCATGGCGCACCCCGCCGCGCGCCTATGGCCCCTGGGAACTGGTTACCAGCCTGCTGACCGAAGGGCTGGTGGCACGTGGAATCGAGGTCACCCTGTTCGCCACGCTGGATTCGCGAACCGCCGGCACTTTGTCCGGCGTGGTCGCTCGTGGCTATTCCGAAGACCCCACCATCGAAGCCAAGGTCGCCGAAGCGCTGCACATCGCTCATGTGTTTGAACACGCCGATGAGTTCGACATCATCCATAATCAGGCTGACTTCATGCCTCTGGCCTTTTCGCGGATGGTGGAGACGCCGATGGTCACCACCATCCACGGCTTCTCGTCTCAGCGCATTTTGCCCATGTTCAAAGCCTACGAAGATCGCGTCGCCTATGTCGCGATAAGCCATGCCGACCGCCATCCCCACCTGCGCTATGCCGCCACCATCCATCATGGCATCGTCATGGACCAGTTCGACTTCAACCCAGAGGGCAGCGACGACCTGCTGTTCTTCGGCCGCATTCACCCCCACAAAGGCGCGGGCGAGGCCATCCGTGTGGCGGCACAGGCAGGGCGGCGGCTGGTGATGGCAGGCCTGATTCAGGATACAGGTTATTACCAGCGTGAGGTCGAACCGTTTCTCGGCGCGGCGGTCGATTATCGCGGTGTTATCGGCGGCAGAGCGCGCAAGGCGGCGCTGGGCAATGCCCGCGCCCTGCTGCATCTCATCGACTTCGACGAACCTTTCGGCCTGTCGGTGGTCGAGGCCATGGCCTCGGGCACGCCGGTGATCGCTTATCGGCGCGGATCGATGGCAGAATTGATCGAGGATTGCGTCACCGGCTTCCTCGTCGATACGCCGGAGGAAGCGGTCGAGGCCATCGACCGTATCGGCCAGATCGACCGTGCAACCTGCCGCGCAGCGGTTGCACGGCGCTTCACCGTTGAGCGTATGGTCGATGATTACATCGCTCTCTACGCCCGGCTGATCGCCCCGCGTGGCGCGGAACGACGTGATGACATACCCGGCATGGTGGAATTGCCGCGGCTTGGATGA
- a CDS encoding type 1 glutamine amidotransferase domain-containing protein — protein MTKAQILILGSNATQIELRGGGTATIGQYLNEMTVPALALIDAGYEVVLATPKGTKPHVDEVSDTVEHFDGDQAAYDRASRFFDDHAAMNDVRTLRSVIEGGLDGYAGVFVPGGHAPVVDLMEDPDAGAILRHFHTTGKPTALLCHGPVVIAAALADAPAFRAALIEGDDAKAASLAEGWIYAGYRMTVFSASEEKIAEQHLLKGELYFDMPKALRISGGSVSVTPNDFVSNVVVDRELITGQNPASDHALAKALIKKLGGSAAVG, from the coding sequence ATGACTAAGGCGCAAATACTCATCCTTGGATCCAACGCGACGCAGATCGAACTGCGCGGCGGTGGCACCGCCACGATCGGCCAGTACCTCAACGAGATGACGGTTCCCGCACTGGCATTGATCGACGCCGGCTACGAGGTCGTGCTCGCCACGCCCAAGGGAACCAAACCACACGTCGATGAAGTGTCCGACACGGTCGAGCATTTCGACGGCGATCAGGCCGCATATGATCGGGCGTCACGTTTCTTCGACGACCACGCCGCCATGAACGACGTACGCACACTACGGTCTGTCATCGAAGGCGGTCTCGACGGCTATGCTGGCGTCTTCGTCCCAGGCGGCCACGCGCCGGTGGTCGATTTGATGGAAGATCCCGATGCCGGTGCCATCCTGCGCCACTTCCATACGACGGGTAAGCCGACCGCGCTGCTCTGCCACGGTCCGGTCGTCATCGCAGCTGCTCTCGCCGATGCGCCCGCCTTCAGGGCGGCGCTAATCGAAGGGGACGACGCCAAGGCAGCCAGCTTGGCCGAAGGCTGGATATACGCAGGCTATCGGATGACCGTCTTCTCGGCGAGCGAGGAGAAGATCGCCGAGCAGCATTTGCTAAAGGGCGAACTCTACTTCGATATGCCAAAGGCTTTGCGGATTTCCGGCGGTAGTGTCTCGGTCACGCCGAATGACTTCGTGTCCAACGTTGTTGTCGATCGTGAGCTCATCACGGGGCAGAACCCTGCCTCCGATCATGCGCTCGCCAAGGCGCTTATCAAGAAGCTCGGCGGCTCCGCTGCAGTGGGATGA
- a CDS encoding LysR substrate-binding domain-containing protein encodes MDEGLACAVRADHPEIGDAMTREQFETLKHVNIMPPGRMRAGLFQALAQQQLKRDVAISVTNFFAVAEMVAVTDYCATLPSLICRRLMQDSRLKILPSPVDLGSFPVEMAWHARYRHDPAHRWLRALIQDVAMQLKSDDD; translated from the coding sequence ATGGACGAGGGGCTTGCCTGTGCCGTGCGCGCCGATCATCCCGAGATCGGCGACGCTATGACGCGCGAACAGTTCGAGACGCTGAAGCACGTCAACATAATGCCGCCTGGCCGAATGCGGGCTGGCCTCTTTCAGGCGCTGGCGCAGCAGCAGCTCAAGCGCGACGTTGCTATTTCCGTGACCAACTTCTTCGCGGTCGCCGAGATGGTTGCGGTGACCGACTACTGCGCGACACTGCCTTCGCTCATCTGCCGGCGGCTGATGCAGGATTCGCGGCTAAAGATCCTGCCCTCACCCGTCGATCTCGGCAGCTTCCCCGTCGAGATGGCTTGGCACGCCCGCTACCGACATGACCCGGCTCACCGCTGGTTGAGAGCGCTGATCCAGGACGTTGCGATGCAGCTTAAAAGTGACGATGACTGA
- a CDS encoding integration host factor subunit alpha: protein MILVLGTISSFASGRRIGVVQGTGSLTRAEIAETIRRKVGISGVDAREIVDAILDHMASRLEQGANVKITTFGTFVLHDKSKRVGRNPRSGSEHAISARRVVTFRANGHLKARLARSAT, encoded by the coding sequence ATGATACTAGTATTGGGAACAATCAGCTCTTTTGCGTCCGGAAGGAGAATCGGTGTGGTACAAGGAACTGGTTCACTGACTCGGGCGGAAATTGCTGAGACTATCCGGCGCAAGGTCGGCATTTCTGGCGTAGACGCCCGCGAAATAGTCGACGCAATCTTGGATCATATGGCCAGCAGGCTCGAGCAAGGTGCGAACGTCAAGATCACGACATTCGGAACCTTCGTTTTGCACGACAAAAGCAAGCGGGTCGGCAGAAATCCGAGAAGCGGGTCTGAGCATGCCATTTCGGCCCGCCGTGTCGTGACGTTTCGGGCCAACGGTCATCTCAAGGCTCGATTGGCTAGATCAGCGACCTGA
- a CDS encoding putative quinol monooxygenase encodes MTAPVKIVAVLTARSGVADGLRTLLEGMLDSSRAEPGNLRYDLWQDQSEPGRFFLDELYVDGAAVAAHRATPHFQAYLAAINDLAERTAFVLNPVSAT; translated from the coding sequence ATGACTGCTCCCGTAAAAATTGTCGCCGTTCTCACAGCTCGTTCCGGCGTCGCCGATGGGCTGCGTACGCTGCTCGAGGGTATGCTCGACTCCAGCCGGGCAGAACCTGGAAATCTGCGCTACGATCTGTGGCAAGACCAGAGCGAGCCAGGTCGGTTCTTCCTTGACGAGCTTTACGTCGACGGCGCCGCCGTCGCGGCCCACCGCGCGACGCCGCATTTCCAGGCCTACCTCGCCGCGATCAACGACCTTGCGGAGCGGACTGCCTTCGTTCTCAATCCCGTTTCCGCGACCTAA
- a CDS encoding IS30 family transposase, with amino-acid sequence MVYRRRIYYSSAQRAEISDRWQRGESMSSIGRRFDRESSSVFSVISPSGGIRPPERKRGRQALSLAEREEISRGLSAGDPLRAIARGLGRAPSTISREIKRNGGPGRYRATASDQAAWDRGLRPKICKLACEPALCRAVSAKLRRKWSPEQISGWLRRAFPGELHRQVSHETIYRSLYIQARGVLKKELLEHLRARRTVRRSRHASLKRHGLGQIRDMVSISERPACIEDRAIPGHWEGDLIGGTKNSYIATLVERQSRYVMLVKVANKDTRSVVSGLIKQTQKLPRELYRSLTWDRGKELADHRRLTLASDVEVYFCDPQSPWQRGTNENTNRLLRQYFPKGTDLSLYSQAKLSAVARQLNERPRKTLDYQTPAERFQACVAATR; translated from the coding sequence ATGGTATATCGTCGCAGGATTTATTATTCGTCTGCGCAGCGGGCGGAGATATCGGACCGTTGGCAGCGGGGCGAGTCCATGAGTTCGATCGGTCGCAGGTTCGATCGGGAGTCCTCATCGGTGTTTTCGGTGATCTCGCCGAGCGGAGGTATCCGGCCTCCTGAACGCAAGCGTGGCAGGCAGGCCTTGAGCCTTGCGGAACGCGAAGAGATATCCCGGGGACTGAGCGCGGGTGATCCGCTGCGTGCGATAGCGCGAGGTCTGGGGCGGGCGCCCTCGACCATCAGCCGCGAGATCAAACGCAATGGCGGGCCGGGACGATACCGCGCTACGGCGTCGGATCAGGCGGCCTGGGATCGAGGGCTGCGGCCCAAGATATGCAAGCTGGCTTGTGAACCCGCCTTGTGCCGCGCAGTATCTGCCAAGCTGCGCCGCAAATGGTCTCCGGAACAGATTTCGGGGTGGCTCAGGCGTGCGTTTCCAGGGGAGCTGCACAGGCAGGTGTCACATGAGACGATCTACAGAAGCCTTTATATACAGGCACGTGGCGTTCTGAAGAAGGAGCTGCTGGAGCATCTGCGCGCGCGGCGCACGGTCCGCCGTTCCCGCCATGCCAGCCTCAAGCGCCATGGTCTCGGACAGATCAGGGATATGGTCTCGATCAGCGAAAGGCCTGCCTGCATCGAGGATCGCGCCATTCCCGGGCATTGGGAAGGCGACCTGATCGGCGGCACGAAGAACAGCTATATCGCCACGCTGGTCGAGCGGCAGTCGCGCTACGTCATGTTGGTCAAGGTCGCCAACAAGGACACGCGAAGCGTCGTATCGGGGCTGATCAAGCAGACGCAAAAGCTGCCGCGCGAGCTCTACAGGTCGCTCACCTGGGATCGGGGCAAGGAGCTTGCCGATCACCGGCGCTTGACGCTGGCCAGCGACGTCGAGGTCTATTTCTGCGATCCGCAATCGCCCTGGCAACGCGGTACCAATGAAAACACCAACCGCCTGCTGCGCCAATATTTCCCCAAGGGAACCGATCTGTCGCTATATAGCCAGGCCAAGCTGAGCGCCGTGGCACGGCAGCTCAACGAACGCCCTCGCAAAACGCTCGATTACCAAACCCCCGCCGAGCGCTTTCAGGCATGTGTTGCCGCCACCCGTTGA
- a CDS encoding SOS response-associated peptidase family protein yields the protein MTRTSHSLPDQKVFAIAGVLRPTEEWGGADSMVTANGCDQMANVHDRMPTILAQEDWARWTDATPDKALALLRRWDGLLAVDQPLTRGSSSARPRRR from the coding sequence ATGACGCGCACTTCGCATTCACTGCCCGATCAAAAGGTTTTCGCCATCGCGGGCGTGTTGAGGCCGACCGAAGAATGGGGCGGTGCCGATTCGATGGTGACGGCCAACGGCTGTGATCAGATGGCGAACGTGCACGACCGGATGCCGACGATCCTCGCGCAGGAGGACTGGGCGCGTTGGACGGACGCTACGCCGGACAAGGCCCTCGCGTTACTGCGAAGATGGGATGGACTGCTAGCGGTGGATCAACCGCTGACCCGTGGTTCCAGCAGCGCCAGGCCACGGCGACGATGA
- the tnpB gene encoding IS66 family insertion sequence element accessory protein TnpB (TnpB, as the term is used for proteins encoded by IS66 family insertion elements, is considered an accessory protein, since TnpC, encoded by a neighboring gene, is a DDE family transposase.) — MIIPPGPLNVMVATKPVDFRKGAIGLAALVEHELGLKPFSGVAFIFRSKRANRIKLLVWDGTGLVLVSKVLQTGRFHWPRAGDGVMRLSAAQASALFEGLQWSKMHTPRVHSPVTTR; from the coding sequence ATGATCATCCCGCCAGGGCCGCTTAATGTGATGGTGGCGACCAAGCCGGTGGACTTCAGGAAGGGAGCGATCGGCCTTGCCGCGCTGGTCGAGCATGAGTTGGGGCTCAAGCCTTTCTCTGGCGTGGCCTTCATCTTCCGTTCGAAGAGAGCGAACCGGATCAAACTCCTGGTGTGGGATGGAACCGGGCTCGTGCTTGTAAGCAAGGTTCTGCAGACCGGCCGCTTCCATTGGCCCAGGGCCGGAGATGGCGTGATGCGGCTTTCTGCCGCCCAGGCATCTGCCTTGTTCGAGGGGCTTCAATGGTCCAAAATGCACACGCCGCGTGTCCATAGTCCGGTCACGACGCGGTAG